One genomic region from Candidatus Caldarchaeum subterraneum encodes:
- a CDS encoding N-glycosylase/DNA lyase, giving the protein MKTSAVLSKLPLYRDEIRVVVQQFRRNFFDDDRVLEELVYCLCTPQTKALCALTAVEKLFDKGALWQGEISRIESVLRNSGVRFHRTKARHIVDALKMFGDVLAVVRSGRSHVEIRRFLVDVVVGLGMKEASHFLRNIGFDGLAILDRHILRYMAANRIINKVDSPFSPWRYLDYERKFVSHAEKIGLTPAELDLLIWASATGRVLK; this is encoded by the coding sequence ATGAAGACATCTGCCGTATTGTCGAAGCTGCCACTCTACAGGGATGAAATCAGAGTTGTTGTCCAACAGTTTAGGCGAAATTTTTTCGATGATGACAGGGTTTTGGAGGAGCTTGTCTACTGTTTGTGCACTCCACAGACCAAAGCACTATGCGCATTAACCGCGGTTGAGAAACTCTTCGACAAGGGGGCTCTATGGCAAGGAGAAATTTCAAGGATAGAATCTGTTTTGAGGAATTCGGGTGTAAGGTTTCATAGAACAAAGGCTCGGCATATCGTTGACGCGTTGAAGATGTTTGGTGATGTTCTTGCTGTTGTTAGAAGTGGGAGGTCGCATGTGGAGATAAGGAGATTTCTTGTGGATGTTGTGGTGGGGCTGGGGATGAAGGAGGCGAGCCATTTTCTACGTAACATCGGTTTCGATGGACTCGCGATTCTCGACAGACACATACTTAGATACATGGCCGCTAACAGAATTATCAACAAGGTGGATTCCCCTTTTTCGCCATGGCGCTACCTTGACTATGAGAGAAAATTTGTCAGCCATGCGGAGAAAATTGGTTTAACGCCCGCGGAGCTTGACCTATTGATTTGGGCGTCTGCAACGGGTCGTGTGTTAAAATGA